The proteins below are encoded in one region of Oryzias melastigma strain HK-1 linkage group LG9, ASM292280v2, whole genome shotgun sequence:
- the LOC112137741 gene encoding uncharacterized protein LOC112137741 (The sequence of the model RefSeq protein was modified relative to this genomic sequence to represent the inferred CDS: added 22 bases not found in genome assembly): MTEKEELADYLARVEKIVVALNRAKETLSDALLVAMVLKGLTDEYAPFSVHVTQTRETLSFNEFKARLRSFECSLRYRSRPRADEVIMINHKGKQTKYKNNKKYFSGECFICERVGHKAKDCRNKAKKPQSNLRAAYTQNSSKAVAITDTRQSTTWSRDEHTAEQETFILRASEWQPHNAQPEGLLVDSGASAHIMTSEEAFIRFDETFRPKDHVMQLADGTRIAGSVLKKGDAQIKLTDSNGRVVSVQLTNALLIPGYPQDILSVEAEASKGAKFNFELNNNKRILPNGRTCDMKVKDRLYYLDMAKENCDDSCNACYDLKTWHEVMGHCNYDDVIKLETVVDGMKIKDRKCKPNTCETCLQGKFTQTRNREADVRAEAPLELIHTDLGGPIVPESLTGINMP, encoded by the coding sequence ATGACTGAAAAAGAAGAGCTAGCTGACTACTTAGCTCGTGTTGAGAAGATCGTGGTGGCACTAAACCGAGCTAAAGAGACCCTTAGCGATGCACTGTTGGTGGCAATGGTATTAAAAGGactcacggatgaatatgcaCCGTTTTCTGTGCATGTTACGCAGACGAGAGAGACTCTATCATTCAACGAGTTCAAGGCTAGGTTGAGGAGCTTTGAATGCTCACTCCGCTACCGCTCAAGACCACGTGCAGATGAAGTAATAATGATTAACCACAAAGGAAAGCAgacaaagtacaaaaataataagaaatactTCAGCggagaatgttttatttgtgaaagAGTTGGCCATAAAGCTAAAGACTGCAGAAACAAAGCTAAGAAACCACAGAGTAACTTAAGGGCTGCTTACACACAAAATAGCAGCAAAGCAGTCGCCATCACAGACACAAGACAGAGCACGACGTGGAGCAGAGACGAGCACACTGCTGAGCAGGAGACCTTCATCCTCCGGGCAAGTGAATGGCAACCTCACAACGCACAGCCAGAGGGATTGCTTGTGGATAGCGGTGCATCAGCTCACATCATGACCAGCGAAGAAGCGTTCATCAGGTTCGACGAGACGTTCCGGCCTAAAGACCACGTCATGCAGCTGGCAGACGGGACCCGGATTGCTGGCAGCGTATTGAAGAAGGGAGACGCCCAGATCAAACTCACTGACAGCAATGGCAGAGTGGTGAGTGTCCAGCTCACAAATGCACTTTTGATTCCCGGATATCCACAGGATATTTTGTCTGTGGAGGCAGAAGCTTCAAAAGGAGCGAAGTTCAACTTTGAGCTGAACAACAACAAGAGGATTCTTCCTAACGGTAGAACATGTGACATGAAGGTAAAAGACAGACTGTATTATCTGGACATGGCAAAAGAGAACTGTGATGATTCCTGTAATGCATGTTATGACCTGAAAACTTGGCATGAGGTAATGGGTCATTGCAATTATGATGATGTAATCAAACTGGAAACAGTGGTGGATGGCATGAAAATCAAAGATAGAAAGTGTAAGCCCAACACATGTGAAACATGCCTGCAGGGTAAATTCACTCAAACCAGAAACAGGGAAGCAGATGTAAGGGCTGAAGCACCTTTAGAGCTCATTCATACAGACCTGGGTGGGCCTATTGTCCCAGAGTCACT
- the LOC112137719 gene encoding polyunsaturated fatty acid lipoxygenase ALOX15B — protein sequence MKGALWTWFWCFLNAFFSVALRENMNAEYQVTVYTQNVTFAGTKDDVYITLVGQRGSSKHMKMGRNKFFFHRGHESTFIVTCSADLGPLLQIHLEKRGVVTKDKWLPAKVEVRSPHGKLYTFPIYHWLTKKQNHFFREGAAVLDFQEKNPQMFKMRKKELEKRKNAYRWAVYKEGMPLCIKANGLMSLPPDDRYPFTRDLEFAYTGGAALAKLGLESLSKFTNKWKCMRDIENLYKYHVTSISDYAMKYWREDAFFGYQFLNGVNPMMIQLCKTLPSKFPVPLDMILSPSRLTLRSEMKRGNIFLCDYNILDGVETRTINGRKQFLTAPLVLLHKNEYNQMMPIAIQLNQKPGIYNPIFFPTDSEYDWLLAKMYVRSADFNLHELNFHLLRTHLLAEVYAVALQRNLPRVHPVYKLLIRHTRYTLQINILARSNLISKSGIVTQFTASGGRGMLTLMDRSVSSLTYRSLCIPDDIADRGLEDVPNFYYRDDGVKLWNIMHRFVYGVLSFYYRNDWMVQNDAELQNWIQDIFENGFLRRRETGIPHKFTTLAELVKFVTMVMFTCSAQHAAVNSGQYDFYGWMPNAPSTMQEPPPTQKGRADEATILSTLPDVETTVNIIATVWLLSMEAADARHLHEFVEEHFTEDFPNSKVKVFQQELKRLSRVIQRRNKGLELPYNFLDPKLVENSVAI from the exons ATGAAAGGGGCTTTGTGGACctggttttggtgttttcttaatgcctttttttctgttgcactgCGGGAAAATATGAATGCAGAATATCAAGTGACTGTTTACACCCAGAACGTGACCTTTGCTGGCACCAAGGATGACGTCTACATCACTCTGGTGGGCCAACGTGGGAGCAGCAAACACATGAAGATGGGAAGAAACAAGTTCTTCTTCCACAGAGGACAT GAGTCCACGTTCATCGTGACCTGCTCTGCAGACCTCGGACCGCTGCTGCAGATTCACCTTGAAAAACGTGGGGTTGTTACCAAAGACAAGTGGCTCCCTGCAAAGGTGGAAGTGAGGTCTCCTCACGGAAAGCTCTACACGTTTCCCATCTACCactggttaacaaaaaaacagaatcacttCTTCAGGGAGGGGGCAG CTGTGCTGGACtttcaggagaaaaatcctcagaTGTTTAAGATGCGGAagaaggagctggagaagaGGAAAAATGCCTACAG GTGGGCCGTTTACAAAGAAGGGATGCCACTCTGTATAAAGGCAAATGGCCTGATGTCTCTGCCCCCAGATGACCGATACCCCTTCACAAGGGACCTGGAGTTTGCTTACACGGGAGGGGCAGC ATTGGCAAAGCTGGGTTTGGAGTCGTTGTCTAAATTCACAAACAAGTGGAAATGCATGCGGGACATCGAAAATTTGTACAAGTATCACGTGACTTCCATATCTG ATTACGCCATGAAGTACTGGAGGGAGGACGCCTTTTTTGGCTACCAGTTTCTAAATGGAGTAAACCCCATGATGATCCAACTCTGTAAAACTCTCCCATCAAAATTTCCTGTCCCCTTGGACATGATCCTCAGCCCTTCTCGGCTCACTCTGAGGTCTGAAATGAAG AGAGGAAACATCTTTCTGTGTGACTACAACATTCTGGATGGGGTGGAAACAAGAACCATTAATGGGAGGAAGCAGTTTCTAACAGCTCCATTGGTCCTGCTTCACAAAAATGAGTACAATCAGATGATGCCCATTGCCATTCAG CTAAATCAAAAACCTGGAATCTACAACCCCATCTTCTTCCCCACGGATTCAGAGTACGACTGGCTGTTGGCAAAGATGTATGTGAGAAGTGCAGACTTCAACCTGCATGAGCTCAACTTCCACCTACTGCGCACTCACCTGTTGGCTGAGGTGTATGCGGTTGCTCTGCAGCGAAACCTTCCCAGAGTTCACCCTGTCTACAAG CTCCTCATCCGTCACACACGCTACACTTTGCAGATCAACATCTTGGCTCGAAGCAATCTCATCTCAAAGAGTGGAATTGTTACCCAG TTTACAGCATCTGGTGGGAGGGGCATGCTGACCCTCATGGACAGGAGTGTCTCCTCCTTGACCTACAGATCCCTCTGCATACCTGATGACATCGCTGATCGCGGCCTGGAAGATGTGCCCAACTTCTACTACAGGGACGATGGGGTGAAGCTGTGGAACATCATGCACAG GTTTGTTTACGGCGTCCTCAGCTTCTACTACAGGAACGACTGGATGGTCCAGAATGatgctgagctgcagaactgGATTCAGGACATCTTTGAAAATGGGTTTCTGAGACGCCGTGAGACCG GAATCCCACACAAGTTCACCACTCTGGCTGAGCTGGTCAAGTTCGTTACCATGGTGATGTTCACCTGCTCTGCACAGCATGCAGCTGTGAACTCTGGACAG TATGACTTTTACGGCTGGATGCCCAATGCCCCCTCCACCATGCAGGAACCCCCTCCAACACAGAAGGGTAGAGCAGATGAAGCTACTATCCTGTCCACGCTACCGGACGTTGAAACTACAGTGAACATCATTGCTACCGTCTGGCTGCTCAGTATGGAGGCCGCTGACGCT CGTCACCTTCATGAGTTTGTGGAGGAGCATTTCACCGAGGACTTTCCCAACTCCAAGGTCAAAGTGTTCCAGCAAGAACTCAAGAGACTAAGCAGAGTGATCCAGAGAAGAAATAAAGGTCTGGAGCTGCCATACAACTTTCTGGATCCAAAATTGGTGGAGAACAGCGTTGCCATTTGA